From a single Parambassis ranga chromosome 2, fParRan2.1, whole genome shotgun sequence genomic region:
- the LOC114432250 gene encoding macrophage mannose receptor 1-like, which translates to MEHCVMMTTNGFWRDSNCWRDYQAVCYDETHPSMFVVVKDYLNWFQARNRCRANNTDLVNVSNMTQNDHIASMLSAGAWIGLYRRPWSHWSDQNPRTFTRWQWGQPNNSGGKNMTSCAAVNTTKRTWFDVDCKQKHDFICQNVTYPPPIGKTTVKLRFQSKANLNDPIIQQQILQQLHAKLETQGIPDFKLRWVSTDGQTFHKDQEKKKEGS; encoded by the exons ATGGAGCACTGTGTGATGATGACGACAAATGGGTTCTGGCGTGACTCAAACTGTTGGAGAGATTATCAAGCAGTCTGCTATGATG AAACACATCCTTCCATGTTTGTCGTAGTGAAAGATTACCTGAATTGGTTCCAGGCCCGGAACCGCTGCAGGGCCAACAACACAGATCTCGTTAATGtgagcaacatgacacagaatgACCATATCGCTTCAATGCTGTCAGCTGGTGCCTGGATCGGTCTCTACAGAAGGCCATGGTCTCACTGGTCTGACCAGAACCCCAGGACCTTCACTAGGTGGCAGTGGGGACAGCCCAACAACAGCGGCGGCAAGAACATGACATCATGCGCTGCcgtaaacacaacaaaaagaacGTGGTTTGATGTCGACTGTAAGCAAAAGCATGATTTCATCTGTCAAAATGTAACCTATCCACCACCCATCGGAAAAACAACAGTTAAGTTAAGATTCCAGTCTAAGGCCAATCTGAACGATCCCATCATCCAACAACAGATTTTACAGCAG CTGCATGCCAAGCTGGAGACACAGGGAATACCAGACTTTAAACTGCGCTGGGTTTCAACTGATGGACAGACGTTTCACAAGGatcaagagaaaaagaaagaag GCTCCTAA